TACTAATGCTACATTGACATTGACAGTATTAGTTAATGGTACTGGAACAATAATTAACAATGCTGCAAAAACTGCACCGGATATTAATTTAGTCCAAGATCCGAACTTGAACAACAACTCAAAAGAAATATTTTTAAATGTTGTTGAACGAATACAATAAAAATAATACTATAATGGAGAATAATAAAATGAAAAATTTGAAGAGATTAAAGGTATATGGGAAACCTATGATAAAAGAATATGGTGATGTTGCAAAGATGACTAGGGGTCTTTGGACTACAGGACCTCCGGATGGACAGCCTTCTAGAGCTTCAGATTAGCTCTAGTTTATAAATTTTTTATTTTTATATTATTTTTTTCAAGCCAAATAACAAATGTAACTAATTGCCATAGATCCCAAATGTCAGAATAGTTGGATTTTTTTTTGGATCTTTGATATATTCTTTCAAAATCTTCTTTTTTCACGAAAATGTCGTATTTATCAGATAATTCATAAATGATTTCTTCTAACTTTTTTTCCTCACCTCTGATGAAGTTATTTTTAAATACAGATCCAAAAAATCTTTTTCTTGGACGCCATTGTATTGATTTAGGTAGTATATTTTCCATACTTCTACGCAATATTAACCGGTTCCAGCCTGATTGAAACTTCTGCTCCGCCGGTATCCCATAACAAAATTCAACTACTCTTTTATCAAAAAATGGAAATCTTGGTTCAATTGAAAATGCAGAAAAATGTTTATTTAACTGTTCAAAAGCATTTTGATGAGTTCCAAGAGTAAGCCATTTATAATGGAATTTTTTGGAAGATTTTGGTTGAATGGAAGACAGATTAAGTTCTTCATATCTTTTTTTAAAATCAAATTTTGAACCAATTAAGTCATTTTCGAGAATTGAATCTTTAAGTGTTTTATTTTGTTTTTTATTCCATAATTTTTTAATTGTTAATGGAATAGATGGTAGAATAATATTACTATATATAATATTTAAATAATCTTCATTTTTGTTTTTTGAAATAGAGTTAATTTCTTTAATTAATTTTTTTAATTTTAAATTAAATGCAAGTTCCTTTAGATAAAATTGACCCATATAACATACAGTATCACCATCATATCCACTAATCGCAACACGAATATTATTTTTTTTCATTTTTTTAAATAAATCCCAAAATAAATTCATATTAGGTGAGGGAATGGGTTGTTCTAAGTGCCACATTAAATTGTCAACATCTTTTAAAGGGCTTATTGGATCAACAATCAAAAAATGAGAGTTGGTAACTTTAGAATTTAACACGATATCAATAAAAAAGCTTTCGTCATCCTCAGGAAATTTATTACTAATTAGAGAAAAAGTATTCATATCTTTTTTTGTATTGGTTATATTTTGGGATGCACTAAAAATTGAAGATGAATCTAAACCTCCACTTAATTCAAATCCAATTGGGAATGAGGATCTTAAACGGCATTTAATTGCTTTATTAAAAACTTCAAGGAATGCATTGACATATTCCTCATTAGAATCCATTATTATTTCTAATTTGGGATCTAATCTCCAATAATTACTCACTTTTTGATTTGAATAATCAATTGTGATTGAATGATTTCCGGGTAATCTTAGTATATCTTTATAGAATGTTAAAGTTGTTTCATTTGAGATAGATGTTAAATAATATAATGCTTTTAAATATTCTAAGTCTTGAGGAATGTTTGGAATACATAAAATTGCTTTTAATTCTGTTGCAAAAATGAACTTTTCTCTATCGGAATAATAATAAAATGGCTTAACACCAAAATGATCACGAGCACAGAATAATTTTTCCTTATTTTTGTCCCATATTGCAAATGCAAAATCACCTAATAGCTTGTCTGGACAATTTTCACCCCATTTTTGATAAGCCTTTAAAATAAAATAACTATCTGCGATATTTTCTTCATCTGGTATTTCTAACTCTTGAGATAATTCTTTTCTATTATCGATCCGGGCATCTGCAGTTATAACTAAGCCATCTTCTTCAAAGGGTAATTTTTCATGTAATGACTCTTCTGTGGTCCAGAGCATCTGGTGACCAAGTGCTATAGGTCCTTCATACCAAACCGCAGACTCATCAGGCCCTCTGTGAGAAAGTTTATCATTCATTTTTTTCATGAGTTCAGGGTCAACTTTATATCCATTTCTGAAAAAGATTCCGGCAATTGCACTCATATTATCACATATAAATTCTTTATCCCATATCCTTTTGAATTGATTTAATTACTTTATAAAGTTCTTCCAATGAATCAGGTATTTCTAAAAGCGAAATGTCGACATATTTTAATAAAGATGCGCATTGTTGTAAATGAATAGGATGGTCTGATTTTTTATACCTTGAAATTCCAAAAGTATTTTCAACTAATTTAATTATAGCCTCTTGAGGTTTAAAATTATCAATACTTATTTTATTTCCTCTTTGAAGAACATATAATTTTTTTAAAGGTATTTCCTTTAATGAAAAACTATTAACCGTTGGAACATGAATTTTATCAATTTCATAATCATTATAATAAACCTTTTGCAAGCTGAAATTACCATATTGTCTGGATTTATAGGATAATCTTAAACTGGGAAAACCTGGTTTAATTAAGGGAGTTTGATTTTTCATATCAATGGCTATATAATCATCAGCAATAATGGGATAACCTTCTTTATAAAATGTCATTGCTGTTGTAGATTTACCATATCCTTTAATCCCTAAAAATGCTATCGCTTGGTTATTTATATTCACTGCACTTGCATGTAATAAAAACAATCCTCTTTGATAAAGAAGAGTGGCCATCACAGTACCTAAAATGAAGCTCCGCAATATTAAATCATTAATATCTGGAACGGAATTAACTATAATTTCATTCCCATTTGATATTTTAAACTTACCTATCTCATCCCAGAATCTGTAAATTGTCTTTTTTGTAACTCTAAAATATTCTCCTTCTACAATTGTATTACCGGAATAAATATCAAAATGTCCATATTTGATTGTTAAATCCGGTTTTTTTGATTCATATTGGACAAGTTCTGGAAGAAATATTTCAGAATGGATATTTAGTCCAAATGCTTTGTATTTGTACATTTTAATCATTAGTTAATTTATTGTTCCATTTTTGAACATTTAGTTTTTAATTTAATCAAGTTATATTTGAATTTATATTTTAAGTTGTTATATCTATGATTTTTCATTCATTTTTTCATGAGTTCTGGATCTACATCCTTTCCATTTCTCATGAATATTCCAGTTATGCCGCTCATTTTTTTCACTAACTATTAAGATAATTAAAATAATTATGTCCTTAAAAAAGTATTTAGAGTTATATAATAAAATTTATTCTAATCATTTATAGTATTTCCCAGTACATTCTTCAATTTCTATCTTAATAATACTGGTCCCCCTGAGGGCCTTTTCTGGAAAATCAATTCCTTCTAGTGGGGAGTGTATTTGCCCACGATTTTATTAAGAACATCTATTTTTAATTCAACATCATCCTTGATAATTGATGCTTTTCCCATTATTACCACGCTTTCGTACTCGGTATTTACATCGCATGGTGCATCATCTAAGATGAGGCCTTTCATAATGAAAGTTTCAAAACATACTTTTTCATTAGCTAAAAACATTGCTTATTTTCTGGCCTCGTGGTAAGCCGTGGATGAAAATTTTGTTATCGTGGTAAACATGGTGTACTGGTAAAACATATGGGGATCCGTTTTCATTTATAGTTGCTATGTTTCCGACAGGTGTTTTTTCCAGGACTTCGGTTATCTGTTCTTCACTTAGTGGATGTTTTTTCATTCTATACTGCATATTATTTACTTCCTTGATTTAAAATTACTTAGATTCCATTTGATAAAACTATTTTTCATTTTATCAACATTATTCTATAATACTGTTTATTTTTTTTAAAAATAGCTATTTCTATTCAAATATATTTAAAGATTTTTGTACTATTTTGTTCAATTGAAAATATTTTTATTAAATAGTCACAGTTCAAAATCTTTTAAAAAACAATATGAAGTAAAACAAGATATTAAATTAAAATAAGTATATTATTGAATTTCTAGATTTTATGGCACTTATGGTTTCAATTAGATTTGATTATTTATAAAAAATTCTAGATTCCCCAGCATAATTATTTTCGGCCCAGTTAATACATTAGAAATAAATGGATCTTCCTCTTTTATTCTTTTATCTAATTCTTCTTTACTGAATAAAACATAACTTATTTCTCTCAATAATGTTTCTTCTAGCTTTGAAAGTTCTTTTATTAATATGTCTTCATTTATATCTCCAACAAGAAAAATATCCAGATCACTATCTATTGTATCTTCTCCTGAGGCAAAGGAACCATAGATAAAGGCCAGCTCGATATTACCTAAATTTGTTAAATCATCCTTCAGGACTTTGGAGACGCCTTCAGTTTTTAAAATAATGCTTTTTAGTTCAGGATATATGGAAAAATTTTTATTTATAATGTAATATTTCATATTCCCTTTATTTTTACTTATTAATAGTCCAATATCTTCTAAATTAGATAATTCTCTTCTAACGGCATTAATATTTTCATGAATGGTTCTTGAAATTTCTCTTATAAATAATTCAGTGTCAGGATTCATTAAAAATAATGTTAAAATTTTAACCCTGGTTTTAGATGTGAAAATTTTATTTAGCATTGTATAAAAAAGTTACTCAGATTTTTCACTCAAATCCATAATTGGAACATAATCAATCTCTGATTCACCTAAAACCACACCACCATCATGTTCCAACCAGGCATGGGCCTCAAATTCTCCTTTATCTCTGGAAACCCCTATTTTAATATTGGAATCATATCCATACTGGGATAATAATATTTGGCCAGCCAGGGCCCGTACCAAACAGGTAGGTCTGGGAGTAAAATCACTCATCACATGTATGGCCCAGGTAATTAGCTTTAATGGTATTCTATTTTTACCACTTTTAGACGTAAATCTTTTAATTATTCTTTGAATTTGCACAAAAGAAAATATCCAGAGCATTATCCTAACTATCCACAATATGGTCAGGGCTTTAATTAGAAGCCATTTAGTTTCATTATTTAATTTAAGAAAACTGTGGATAATAGTCATTAGAGCCGCTCACTTTATAGAAATTATAATTAAGAAAATAGATTATTATTTGTTTAGGTAATTAATTACTGGAAATAACTATTTTATCAGGATAACTATTCTAAGAGATCTCAATAAGATTTTTCTCCTGCAGATTACCCAGTAACTCTATTAAATCATTCTCACAGACCTCTTCTTCCACATCGTATTCATTTAAAATGGCCTCTTTAATCTCTTTAACCGTTATAGGTTTTTGAATAAGATTCCAGATAAAGGCCCCTACTGGATTAAGGCCATAATAAACACCGTCTTTAAGGCCTAAAATTACCACTTCGTCTTCTAAATCGCAGTGTACTGCTTCTTTGGTTACGGAAATTACTGATAAATCTGATATAATCATTATTTATTCCTCTAGAAAAGTTATTTAAATATAATAATAGTATGTTCTATTAGTATATTCAATTTTAATTATATTATTTTTGGAATATAATTCCTTTCTAAAATAGATAATATAAATAAACTAATTTCAACAAATAATCATATTAACCAATGCTCAAAATCAGGTATTGTTTTATATAAGTATGTTTTAATTACCTATGATTTTATTTGAGTTTACTTTACTTTAATGCATTGTTCATCAAAAACAATAATGATTGATTGAGTAGAACTACATCAATATATAATATTTATCAATCAATGATTACAAAACTAGAATTATTGAAATTTACTTTATAAAATAATAATTTATTGATAAAATTAAAAAGTAAGCTGCTGACATGTGTGTACCCCGGCCAACAGCAACTTTAATATTAATTAATATTCTAGTATTATAAATAATTTTTGGCCATAAGGCGGGGTTTTATTTAAATTTAAATGCAGTATTGCTTTTATTTAACAATAATGCAATAATAATTTAATTTATACTTTAAAATATCCCTAATTTAATAGAGTAATTTATCAAATAAAGTACTAAATAGAATTAAGAATGAATTTTTTTCATAAAATAACTTAAATATTTTCTCTTGTTACTCCAAGATATCATGATAAAAGACACCCGATCATTTGCCCTTATTCTGGCCTTCCTAGCTTCTTTCTTAACTCCCTTTGTAGGTTCTTCCATTAATATCGCCCTCCCTCAAATAAGTCAGGAATTATCTATAAATGCTATTATTATGGGGTGGATTCCCACAGCATATTTGCTGGTATTGGCAGTTTTATTAATTCCCGTGGGTCGATTTTCAGATATTCATGGCCGTAAAAAAATATTCTGGATGGGAATTATTATATTCACCATATCGTCTTTTTTAGCTGGCTTTTCCACTTCTGGTGAAATGCTATTATTCTTCCGGATAATTCAGGGAATTGGATCGGCCATGATATTTGCCAATGTTAATGCCATGGTAGCCTCTGTTTTCCCGGTTATGGAAAGAGGTCGTGCTCTGGGAATAGCCGTTACTGGAGCATATTTGGGACTTTTCTTAGGCCCAGTTCTAGGGGGAATTTTAACCGAGAGTCTGGGCTGGAGAAGTATTTTCTTTTTCAATGTTCCTTTAGGAGTAATCACCACTTATGCTGCATCTAAACTTAAAGAAGAATGGAGGCCGGCTAAGGGTGAAAACTTTGATATAATTGGTACTTTTATACTGGGAATTTCCATGGTGTTGGTCATATTAGGACTTACTCAACTTCCACAGATGAATGGAGCATTTATATTATCTGCAGGTTTAATAAGCGGACTAATCTACTATTTTTATCAAAATAAAATCGAAACCCCAGTATTTGACCTGAGAATATTTAAAAATAGGACGTTTGGATTTAACAGCCTGGCCACCTTAATTAGTTACACAGCCAGCTATCCTTTAATATTTCTTTTAAGTTTATATCTCCAATATGCTTTAAAATTAAATCCCGCCACGGCAGGTATTGTCTTAGCAGTCCAGCCACTTTTTATAACTATTTTTTCATCCTATGCCGGACGCCTATCTGATAGGAAAGACCCTTATAAACTGGCCATGCTAGGAATGACTATAGTAACCATCACTACCTTTGTTCTGGCCTTTATTAATTCCCATATATGGGAAATACTCATTCTTCTAAGTTTAATGGGTATCGGCTTTGCTCTATTTGGAACTCCTAACAACAACATTGTGTTCTCTTCGGTTAAAAAGAAATATTTTGGTGTGGCTGGAGCTTCTTTAAGCACCATGAGGGTGGTAGGCCAGTTAATGGGAATGGCCTTCTCTCTATTACTTTTGAATATATTTATTGGAGGAACATTCATTGGCCCCGAAAATATCAGTCTATTTATATTGTGTACTCAGATTTCTCTGGTTTTATTCAGTATAATGTGTTTTTTTGGTATTCTTGCTACTTGGAGGGGAAGAGAGCAATCAATTTAAAATTTTAAGATCCTACTGCGTAAAAATAGCATATACTAGTTTATTAAAAT
The nucleotide sequence above comes from Methanobacteriales archaeon HGW-Methanobacteriales-1. Encoded proteins:
- a CDS encoding PqqD family protein encodes the protein MIISDLSVISVTKEAVHCDLEDEVVILGLKDGVYYGLNPVGAFIWNLIQKPITVKEIKEAILNEYDVEEEVCENDLIELLGNLQEKNLIEIS
- a CDS encoding MFS transporter, whose translation is MIKDTRSFALILAFLASFLTPFVGSSINIALPQISQELSINAIIMGWIPTAYLLVLAVLLIPVGRFSDIHGRKKIFWMGIIIFTISSFLAGFSTSGEMLLFFRIIQGIGSAMIFANVNAMVASVFPVMERGRALGIAVTGAYLGLFLGPVLGGILTESLGWRSIFFFNVPLGVITTYAASKLKEEWRPAKGENFDIIGTFILGISMVLVILGLTQLPQMNGAFILSAGLISGLIYYFYQNKIETPVFDLRIFKNRTFGFNSLATLISYTASYPLIFLLSLYLQYALKLNPATAGIVLAVQPLFITIFSSYAGRLSDRKDPYKLAMLGMTIVTITTFVLAFINSHIWEILILLSLMGIGFALFGTPNNNIVFSSVKKKYFGVAGASLSTMRVVGQLMGMAFSLLLLNIFIGGTFIGPENISLFILCTQISLVLFSIMCFFGILATWRGREQSI
- a CDS encoding transcriptional regulator, which gives rise to MLNKIFTSKTRVKILTLFLMNPDTELFIREISRTIHENINAVRRELSNLEDIGLLISKNKGNMKYYIINKNFSIYPELKSIILKTEGVSKVLKDDLTNLGNIELAFIYGSFASGEDTIDSDLDIFLVGDINEDILIKELSKLEETLLREISYVLFSKEELDKRIKEEDPFISNVLTGPKIIMLGNLEFFINNQI
- the asnB gene encoding asparagine synthase (glutamine-hydrolyzing), producing the protein MSAIAGIFFRNGYKVDPELMKKMNDKLSHRGPDESAVWYEGPIALGHQMLWTTEESLHEKLPFEEDGLVITADARIDNRKELSQELEIPDEENIADSYFILKAYQKWGENCPDKLLGDFAFAIWDKNKEKLFCARDHFGVKPFYYYSDREKFIFATELKAILCIPNIPQDLEYLKALYYLTSISNETTLTFYKDILRLPGNHSITIDYSNQKVSNYWRLDPKLEIIMDSNEEYVNAFLEVFNKAIKCRLRSSFPIGFELSGGLDSSSIFSASQNITNTKKDMNTFSLISNKFPEDDESFFIDIVLNSKVTNSHFLIVDPISPLKDVDNLMWHLEQPIPSPNMNLFWDLFKKMKKNNIRVAISGYDGDTVCYMGQFYLKELAFNLKLKKLIKEINSISKNKNEDYLNIIYSNIILPSIPLTIKKLWNKKQNKTLKDSILENDLIGSKFDFKKRYEELNLSSIQPKSSKKFHYKWLTLGTHQNAFEQLNKHFSAFSIEPRFPFFDKRVVEFCYGIPAEQKFQSGWNRLILRRSMENILPKSIQWRPRKRFFGSVFKNNFIRGEEKKLEEIIYELSDKYDIFVKKEDFERIYQRSKKKSNYSDIWDLWQLVTFVIWLEKNNIKIKNL